A window of the Tripterygium wilfordii isolate XIE 37 chromosome 12, ASM1340144v1, whole genome shotgun sequence genome harbors these coding sequences:
- the LOC120010567 gene encoding non-specific lipid transfer protein GPI-anchored 31-like: protein MAACSQRLEFNLNERYEGFETQITSLSYKSIPLNLQQQNTLYYYFVSSPLLSVPFCESKQEDQERMSKLWVVWLISTTWVVMLGNAAPSPSSPSVDCSTVIFDMLDCVPFLSDGSTQTKPTPGCCSGYQSVISVDPECICFAIKSSGDMGIKLNITKAMTLPSACGLPAPPVDCGSKLSSSSSSSFGFFS, encoded by the exons ATGGCTGCTTGTTCACAGAGATTG GAATTCAACTTAAACGAGAGATACGAGGGATTTGAGACTCAAATCACAAGCTTATCTTACAAATCCATTCCTTTAAATTTACAACAACAAAATACACTCTACTACTACTTTGTttcttctcctctcctctctgtTCCATTCTGTGAATCTAAACAGGAAGATCAAGAAAGAATGTCGAAATTGTGGGTGGTTTGGTTGATTTCGACTACATGGGTTGTAATGCTAGGGAATGCTGCACCTTCACCATCAAGCCCCTCTGTTGATTGTTCCACTGTCATCTTTGACATGCTTGATTGCGTTCCGTTCTTGAGCGATGGCAGCACACAGACGAAGCCTACACCTGGCTGTTGTTCTGGATATCAGTCAGTCATTTCTGTTGATCCAGAATGCATTTGTTTTGCTATTAAGAGTAGTGGCGATATGGGTATTAAACTTAATATCACCAAAGCCATGACTCTGCCTTCTGCTTGCGGATTGCCTGCTCCTCCTGTTGATTGTGGCAGTAAGctgtcatcttcatcttcatcttcatttgGGTTTTTCTCTTGA